A window of the Candidatus Poribacteria bacterium genome harbors these coding sequences:
- a CDS encoding NAD(P)/FAD-dependent oxidoreductase, with amino-acid sequence MAETIYDVAVIGAGPAGAQAAVSASHQMRHVLVLHSGKVSFSRGRAYWSKSVEIEDAPVFPGIIGPHFAKELMKWMESRPVVDFMLGSEKRKTGIDIRDGLVQKLTRNGEYFELEASTKTLKQNTPLEIVHFKSRTVVVAAGFDDKWPDIEFDPGEERLYKQYATVFRYAGNKKGWHVCIRCDGHLHVNEHLALLGVGDYIYEAAIGAQDFTDKITILTNGRPHGMSAPVLEQVKARKINIIETKIKRHIGEKTDLLGFEMVDGSELFFHGFLVDEGLIPNTKFLDGWDYQKDEEGLIIANEDMQMLDGNGDPIPGLFAAGDIISGERNLIATAFALGQEAGLSASDSLRRWHFPD; translated from the coding sequence ATGGCAGAAACGATTTACGATGTCGCAGTTATTGGTGCGGGACCTGCGGGGGCACAAGCCGCGGTTTCAGCGAGCCATCAAATGCGTCATGTGCTTGTGCTGCACTCAGGAAAAGTGAGTTTTAGTCGTGGACGCGCATATTGGTCGAAGTCGGTGGAAATTGAGGATGCTCCGGTCTTTCCGGGTATCATTGGACCCCATTTTGCAAAAGAACTCATGAAATGGATGGAGAGTCGTCCCGTTGTTGATTTCATGCTCGGATCGGAGAAACGGAAAACCGGAATTGACATACGCGATGGTTTGGTACAAAAACTCACGCGAAACGGTGAATACTTTGAACTCGAAGCATCTACAAAAACACTCAAACAAAATACACCCTTAGAGATAGTCCATTTTAAATCACGTACCGTTGTGGTTGCTGCTGGGTTTGACGACAAGTGGCCCGATATTGAGTTTGATCCCGGTGAGGAACGGCTCTATAAGCAGTATGCTACGGTCTTTCGCTATGCGGGTAACAAAAAAGGATGGCACGTCTGCATCCGTTGCGATGGGCATTTGCATGTGAATGAGCATCTCGCGCTTCTCGGTGTCGGCGACTATATCTATGAGGCGGCGATCGGTGCGCAAGACTTTACAGATAAAATTACAATTCTAACGAACGGTAGACCGCACGGTATGTCCGCACCTGTATTGGAACAGGTGAAAGCACGTAAAATTAATATCATTGAGACAAAAATTAAACGACACATTGGTGAAAAAACAGACCTTTTAGGATTTGAGATGGTTGATGGAAGCGAGTTGTTTTTCCACGGTTTCCTTGTTGATGAAGGGTTAATCCCCAATACGAAATTTCTTGACGGATGGGACTACCAAAAAGATGAGGAAGGCTTGATTATCGCAAACGAGGATATGCAGATGCTGGACGGCAATGGGGATCCGATTCCTGGACTATTTGCTGCAGGAGACATTATATCTGGTGAGCGGAACCTAATTGCAACCGCGTTCGCACTTGGACAGGAAGCAGGTTTGTCGGCATCAGACTCCTTGCGTCGGTGGCACTTTCCGGATTAG
- a CDS encoding DUF1080 domain-containing protein, producing the protein MRVTITVPKLAALSLVVLFGLALSLPTYAGTQLWDFEEKHDDWKVANGNWEIAKGVYHVDKGGQAEHSLVGEEDWDDYTIEAKVRLDNHHWAGIVFRAESEMEYYVYYLNVPNNKTELWRHKDGAWNARDNVAQIPAVEKVQIKNGEWIDMKVVVEGSEFQIYLNGKLQGEHKDDVYKTGQVGVWAWETEASFDDFTVSGDNIKDTLAVDPNRKLATTWGRLKRVY; encoded by the coding sequence ATGAGAGTAACTATCACAGTGCCGAAGTTAGCGGCGTTAAGTCTCGTTGTGCTTTTCGGTTTGGCACTTTCGCTACCGACGTATGCGGGTACCCAATTGTGGGACTTTGAAGAAAAGCACGATGACTGGAAAGTTGCCAACGGAAATTGGGAAATTGCAAAGGGAGTCTATCACGTTGACAAGGGTGGACAAGCGGAACACTCTCTCGTTGGTGAAGAGGACTGGGATGATTACACCATTGAGGCGAAGGTTCGATTGGATAATCACCATTGGGCGGGTATTGTTTTTCGCGCCGAAAGCGAGATGGAGTACTACGTCTACTATCTCAATGTCCCAAATAACAAAACGGAACTCTGGCGACACAAAGATGGTGCCTGGAATGCCCGCGACAATGTCGCGCAAATCCCAGCTGTTGAGAAGGTCCAAATAAAGAACGGCGAATGGATTGATATGAAGGTTGTCGTTGAGGGTAGTGAATTTCAGATTTATCTGAACGGTAAACTTCAGGGTGAACATAAAGATGATGTCTACAAAACCGGCCAAGTCGGTGTGTGGGCATGGGAAACCGAGGCGAGTTTTGATGATTTCACCGTTAGCGGTGATAATATTAAGGACACCCTTGCCGTTGACCCGAATCGCAAGTTAGCAACAACATGGGGTCGTCTCAAACGGGTTTACTAA
- a CDS encoding tetratricopeptide repeat protein — protein sequence MIRKLSYYTVAWVALVGCYLTLSLVPNAFCQETGDADPTAQIRAYKAQLTADGTQTEVRLKLAKVYLQIEAYTEAITEYQQIIAIVEANGVLGTTTPPLDSDIPTVYYGLGLAYTGLERFEDAITAYERSIAYQPDWAYSHAALASAYANMHRYAEALDAYKVAIGLNPNDEMIHHQLGNVYSKRGEHAAAIRHQQQAIAIAPEFAEAHYQLGLLYTQKKQWTDAIASYQTAYAHDDALVEVLYNLAQAYLRVGDTSAARQQMALFEKRKAVITPLHQLRGALQRTQDTNERAQILANIGRIYLKDGHYEKAVWEYQKALGIDPQLASAYNGLGLAYTMLERYSEAVIAQRKALELQPDLAKAYAGLGLTYFRQNLLESALEHYRHAVALDPEFLEARLKIGIILLNQKHYAEAIDTYLAILDLKPDDPEVYYNLGLCYAHQAKASADESSVEGLTFSALTTLEKAVALSVSDAGDLSETEQPPFLAETYYLIGELQASKADFNAAEKAYLASGLPKAYHALAQLIAKFVRKNRDNSKQGVNLETARRYAQEAVRLDPNVASYYNTLALIDFQRGDYPQAEKAIRKALELEPKNPNYQQGLKQISGKLAAE from the coding sequence GTGATACGGAAACTTTCCTATTACACAGTTGCATGGGTGGCACTCGTCGGGTGCTACCTTACCCTCTCGCTGGTCCCGAACGCGTTCTGTCAAGAAACAGGTGATGCGGACCCCACAGCGCAGATTCGTGCTTACAAAGCGCAGTTGACTGCCGATGGTACTCAGACCGAAGTTCGCTTGAAACTTGCGAAGGTGTACCTTCAAATTGAGGCATACACTGAAGCAATTACTGAATATCAACAGATAATAGCGATTGTCGAAGCGAACGGAGTTCTGGGAACCACAACACCTCCACTCGATTCGGATATTCCGACAGTTTACTACGGTTTGGGATTGGCATATACAGGGCTTGAAAGGTTTGAGGATGCCATAACCGCTTATGAACGCTCGATTGCGTATCAACCTGACTGGGCATATAGCCACGCGGCTTTGGCGAGTGCTTACGCGAACATGCACCGTTACGCTGAAGCACTTGATGCTTACAAAGTGGCGATTGGGTTGAACCCGAACGATGAAATGATTCATCACCAACTCGGGAATGTCTATAGCAAGCGTGGTGAACATGCAGCAGCTATTCGACATCAACAGCAGGCAATTGCTATCGCACCAGAATTTGCAGAGGCACACTATCAGTTAGGACTTCTCTACACACAAAAAAAACAGTGGACTGACGCAATCGCATCGTATCAAACTGCGTATGCGCACGATGACGCGTTGGTTGAAGTGCTCTATAATCTCGCACAAGCATATCTCCGGGTTGGAGATACATCTGCTGCACGCCAGCAGATGGCACTCTTTGAGAAACGAAAAGCAGTAATTACGCCTCTTCACCAACTACGCGGCGCACTACAGCGAACACAAGACACAAACGAACGCGCACAAATTCTCGCCAACATTGGTAGAATCTACCTCAAAGATGGACACTACGAGAAAGCAGTATGGGAGTATCAGAAAGCACTGGGAATTGATCCGCAACTGGCCTCTGCTTATAACGGGCTTGGTCTTGCCTATACGATGCTTGAGAGGTATTCGGAAGCCGTTATTGCGCAACGGAAAGCGTTAGAACTTCAACCAGATCTCGCGAAGGCATACGCAGGACTCGGTTTGACATATTTCAGGCAGAATCTGTTGGAATCCGCATTGGAACATTACCGACACGCTGTCGCTCTGGACCCTGAATTTCTGGAAGCGCGTCTGAAGATTGGGATAATTCTGTTGAATCAGAAGCACTATGCGGAAGCGATTGATACGTATCTGGCAATTCTTGACCTTAAACCGGACGATCCTGAGGTCTATTATAATTTGGGATTGTGTTACGCACATCAAGCGAAAGCCAGTGCTGATGAATCGTCTGTTGAAGGTTTGACTTTTTCAGCATTGACGACACTTGAAAAAGCGGTTGCACTTTCGGTGTCTGATGCTGGTGATTTAAGTGAGACGGAACAGCCTCCGTTTTTAGCAGAGACCTATTATCTTATCGGTGAACTTCAGGCGAGTAAAGCGGATTTTAATGCAGCAGAGAAGGCTTACTTAGCATCCGGTTTACCAAAGGCATATCATGCGCTTGCCCAGTTAATCGCGAAGTTTGTGAGGAAAAATAGGGACAACAGCAAACAAGGTGTGAATTTAGAAACCGCTCGGCGTTATGCACAAGAGGCTGTCCGATTGGATCCGAACGTGGCGAGTTATTATAATACACTCGCGCTTATTGATTTTCAGCGCGGTGATTATCCGCAAGCAGAGAAGGCGATCCGAAAAGCGTTGGAACTTGAACCCAAAAATCCGAACTACCAACAAGGGCTGAAACAGATTTCTGGTAAATTAGCTGCTGAGTAA
- a CDS encoding BMP family ABC transporter substrate-binding protein yields MRIKILITLFIACLAVIEPTSAALKVGLIYDVTGRGDLSFCDAAYAGAKKAKDEWGFKLTEVTPSLSTDSELTLRRLAKLKYDLIIGVGFLFQEPMKRVASDFPDVKFALIDAIIEQPNVASLTYRAHEGTFLAGVISALKTETKQIGFIGGMKVPLVEAFEIGFGAGIKATNPEIEFVADYVGVTPQAFNDPAKAKELALAQYNRGIDIILAAAGASGLGVLEAAKTRKKSIIWVDSNGNHLAPGLVLTSVIKGVEISVYETIKSVQEGNFSGGLKDYGLKEGGVTYIVDDVNRALLSDGILKQVEVFKAKIIAGDIVVPHERQ; encoded by the coding sequence TTGCGTATAAAAATTTTGATTACACTTTTCATCGCATGTTTGGCTGTGATAGAGCCAACCTCTGCGGCACTGAAAGTTGGCCTTATCTATGATGTAACAGGGCGCGGCGATCTCTCATTTTGTGATGCCGCCTACGCGGGCGCGAAAAAAGCGAAGGATGAATGGGGATTTAAACTCACAGAGGTTACCCCAAGCCTCAGTACAGATAGCGAACTGACGCTTCGTAGACTGGCAAAACTGAAATATGATCTTATTATCGGTGTCGGCTTTCTCTTCCAAGAGCCGATGAAGCGCGTCGCAAGCGATTTTCCTGATGTCAAGTTCGCGCTTATCGATGCAATCATAGAACAACCCAATGTGGCATCGCTCACCTACCGGGCGCATGAAGGGACATTTCTTGCGGGTGTCATCTCAGCGTTGAAAACAGAGACAAAACAGATCGGTTTCATCGGAGGGATGAAGGTACCACTGGTTGAGGCGTTTGAAATAGGTTTCGGTGCTGGTATTAAAGCGACGAATCCAGAGATTGAATTCGTGGCGGATTACGTCGGTGTCACACCGCAAGCCTTCAACGATCCAGCGAAAGCCAAGGAGCTCGCTCTTGCACAATACAATCGCGGGATAGATATTATCCTTGCCGCCGCGGGCGCGAGTGGACTCGGCGTACTTGAAGCCGCAAAAACTAGAAAAAAATCGATCATCTGGGTTGATTCTAACGGTAACCATCTCGCTCCGGGCTTAGTGCTTACGAGTGTCATCAAAGGTGTGGAGATATCTGTCTATGAGACAATAAAGAGTGTCCAAGAAGGGAATTTCTCCGGAGGCTTGAAAGATTACGGGCTTAAAGAGGGGGGCGTTACGTACATCGTTGATGACGTGAACCGCGCGCTTCTCTCAGACGGGATTTTGAAACAGGTCGAGGTATTTAAAGCGAAAATTATCGCGGGCGACATTGTTGTTCCGCACGAACGGCAGTAG
- a CDS encoding menaquinone biosynthesis decarboxylase, translated as MAYDSLAEFVKVLDRAGELKRIKTTVSPDLEIAEITDRVSKAEGPALLFEKVEGSKMPLLINTYGSYQRMAMALGVDDLGQVASEIESMIKLDAPDTLLDKMKILRMLSQLTNFPPKTVKKGACQEVVLTGENASLDVLPLIKCWPLDADRYITLPQVFTHSLKTGQRNVGTYRLQKINPHALAMHWQIHHDGASHHREYRQAGEQMPVAIALGGDPVMSYIGTAPLPSGIDELLFAGFLRKSNVEMVPAKTIDMLVPADADIVIEGYIEPDETCIEGPFGDHTGFYSLADEYPLLRITAITHRKNPIYQTIIVGKPPMEDCYMGKATERIFMPLIKTQLPELVDMNLPLFGVFHNFALISIDKRYPYHAKKIMHSFWGLGQLMFSKIIIVVDKDVDVQNVEEVLFYVGSNVDPKRDVTIVEGPVDVLDHASPLMGAGSKMGIDATTKWAEEGYQREWPEEIQMSDEVVALVDEKWKKYGF; from the coding sequence ATGGCATATGATAGCCTTGCGGAGTTTGTGAAAGTCTTGGATCGGGCAGGCGAACTCAAACGCATTAAAACAACTGTCTCACCGGACTTAGAAATTGCCGAAATTACCGATCGCGTGAGTAAGGCAGAGGGTCCCGCCCTCCTGTTTGAAAAGGTCGAAGGCAGTAAGATGCCGCTCCTCATCAATACTTACGGCTCTTATCAACGGATGGCGATGGCACTCGGTGTTGATGATCTCGGACAGGTTGCGTCCGAAATTGAGAGTATGATTAAATTGGACGCGCCTGATACCCTCCTTGATAAAATGAAAATCTTGCGGATGCTGTCCCAACTGACCAACTTTCCACCGAAAACAGTCAAAAAAGGCGCGTGCCAAGAGGTCGTCCTGACCGGTGAAAATGCATCTTTAGATGTCCTACCGCTTATCAAATGCTGGCCCCTTGATGCTGACCGATATATTACTTTACCTCAAGTTTTTACGCATAGTCTCAAAACCGGTCAACGAAATGTCGGCACTTATCGTTTACAGAAGATAAACCCGCACGCTTTAGCGATGCATTGGCAGATTCACCATGATGGTGCTTCACATCATCGTGAATATCGACAAGCAGGGGAACAGATGCCTGTGGCGATAGCCCTTGGCGGCGATCCAGTGATGTCTTACATTGGTACGGCACCGCTGCCCTCTGGCATTGATGAACTCCTATTTGCAGGATTTCTCCGCAAATCGAATGTGGAGATGGTCCCTGCCAAAACTATTGACATGCTTGTGCCTGCAGATGCGGATATCGTGATTGAAGGATATATTGAACCGGATGAGACCTGCATTGAGGGACCCTTCGGCGATCATACAGGTTTTTATTCTTTGGCAGATGAGTATCCACTCCTTCGTATCACGGCGATTACGCACCGTAAGAACCCCATCTATCAGACGATCATCGTTGGCAAACCGCCGATGGAGGATTGCTACATGGGCAAGGCGACTGAGCGAATTTTTATGCCGCTGATTAAGACGCAGCTACCGGAACTTGTGGATATGAACCTACCCTTGTTCGGCGTATTCCACAATTTCGCCTTGATTTCTATTGACAAACGCTATCCGTATCATGCCAAAAAGATTATGCACAGTTTCTGGGGACTCGGGCAGCTGATGTTCAGCAAAATCATCATCGTTGTTGATAAAGACGTTGATGTTCAGAACGTCGAAGAGGTGCTTTTCTACGTTGGAAGCAATGTCGATCCGAAACGCGATGTAACAATTGTCGAAGGACCCGTTGATGTCTTGGATCATGCTTCTCCGCTTATGGGTGCCGGTTCTAAGATGGGGATCGATGCGACAACAAAGTGGGCAGAGGAAGGGTATCAACGCGAGTGGCCCGAGGAGATCCAGATGTCTGATGAGGTTGTTGCGTTAGTCGATGAAAAATGGAAAAAATATGGGTTTTGA
- a CDS encoding ABC transporter ATP-binding protein, whose protein sequence is MTHASIIEMRGISKRFGHVQANDAVDFTLQRGEIHAIVGENGAGKSTLMKILYGLYQPDAGEIFVNDNRVNISSPRRAMHLGLGMVQQHFTLIPVFTALQNIILAKEPRKFSALLDYQQAEERITALAAQLGFDVRLNVPVESLPIGAQQHTEILKVLYHGADILIMDEPTAVLAPQEVEGLFNCMQNLRSEGKSLIIITHKLDEVMAIADTVTVMRRGQTVASSPISDTDPTTLAEMILGEPIIPSSVTREQTENTTPLIRLENVTLSGNSDTTKRHKWKNAITNKASSKRHLDEINLEIFPGEIVGIAGVEGNGQTELIQVLTGLRHIDSGTLTSNSERIAHVPADRHRHGISLNDRIDDNFIIGHHKNRRFCRHGILQRKSIQRSALNALDKYQIHVGDITHPIRTLSGGNQQKVVVARELEANPEVIIAAHPTRGLDIHAAEFVHTQLIQARNRAKAVLLVSSELDELLHLSDRIAVMYNGKIVGIVKPEETNKQELGALMLGLN, encoded by the coding sequence ATGACACACGCATCAATTATTGAGATGCGCGGTATCAGCAAGCGGTTTGGACACGTACAAGCAAACGATGCTGTGGATTTCACACTTCAACGCGGTGAGATCCACGCCATCGTCGGTGAAAATGGGGCCGGTAAATCTACATTGATGAAGATTCTCTACGGGCTGTATCAACCCGATGCAGGCGAGATCTTCGTCAATGACAATCGAGTGAATATTTCTTCTCCGCGGCGTGCGATGCATCTTGGTTTAGGAATGGTGCAGCAACACTTCACGCTTATCCCTGTTTTCACGGCTCTTCAAAACATCATCCTTGCTAAAGAACCCCGCAAATTCAGCGCACTGCTTGACTACCAACAGGCAGAAGAAAGGATTACGGCACTTGCGGCGCAGCTCGGTTTCGATGTCCGGCTGAACGTTCCTGTTGAATCCCTGCCGATTGGGGCACAGCAACACACTGAAATCCTGAAGGTTCTTTATCACGGCGCGGACATTCTCATTATGGATGAACCGACAGCAGTTCTTGCACCACAAGAGGTTGAAGGGCTTTTTAACTGTATGCAGAATCTCAGAAGTGAAGGAAAGAGTCTCATCATCATCACGCACAAACTTGATGAAGTCATGGCAATAGCCGACACTGTCACGGTGATGCGACGCGGACAAACCGTCGCCTCCTCTCCTATTTCCGACACCGATCCTACAACGTTGGCGGAAATGATTCTTGGCGAGCCTATCATTCCATCCTCCGTGACGCGGGAGCAGACGGAGAATACAACGCCGCTTATCCGCTTAGAAAACGTCACACTCTCTGGTAATTCAGATACCACAAAGCGGCATAAATGGAAAAACGCAATAACAAATAAAGCGTCCAGCAAACGGCACCTTGACGAAATTAACCTTGAAATTTTCCCCGGTGAAATTGTCGGCATCGCAGGCGTGGAAGGGAACGGACAAACGGAACTGATTCAAGTTCTGACAGGTCTACGACACATTGACAGCGGAACGCTTACGTCAAACAGCGAACGGATTGCGCATGTCCCCGCCGATAGACACCGACACGGAATTAGCCTGAATGACCGAATTGATGACAATTTCATCATTGGACATCATAAAAACAGACGTTTCTGTCGCCACGGCATACTTCAACGCAAATCGATTCAGCGCTCTGCACTAAACGCACTTGATAAATATCAGATCCACGTTGGAGACATCACACACCCGATACGGACACTCTCCGGAGGAAATCAACAGAAAGTCGTTGTCGCTCGTGAATTAGAGGCGAACCCCGAAGTGATTATCGCAGCACACCCGACGCGAGGATTAGACATTCACGCAGCAGAGTTCGTCCACACACAGCTTATTCAAGCACGGAATCGCGCAAAAGCTGTTTTACTGGTTTCTTCCGAACTGGACGAATTGCTCCACCTCAGCGACAGGATCGCAGTGATGTATAATGGAAAAATCGTCGGTATCGTGAAACCCGAAGAAACGAACAAACAAGAATTAGGTGCCTTGATGCTGGGACTAAATTAA
- a CDS encoding amidohydrolase family protein translates to MIIDSHTHAWPRWPYQPPVPDDESRGKVEQLLHEMDLHNVDQAVLICARIDRNPENNDYVAACVKRYPERLIQFADVDCSWTETYHTPGAADRLKEAAETYNLKGYTHYLKGDDDGSWFFSDDGQRFFQTTAELGLITSIAMGSHQHEPLRKLAAQFPSVPFLCHHMGGARAGEEHPYPQLKQVLASADLPNIHIKMSGFAYVSQVSWDYPQSDTHWIVRALYEHFGPGRLCWGSDYPVVRNFMTYQHALEAFRTHCTFIPETDKAEILGGTLQRLLAAARK, encoded by the coding sequence ATGATAATTGATTCCCACACACACGCCTGGCCCCGGTGGCCCTATCAACCCCCTGTCCCCGATGATGAGAGTCGTGGCAAAGTCGAACAACTCCTCCACGAAATGGATCTGCACAACGTTGACCAAGCAGTACTTATCTGTGCACGCATTGACAGAAATCCAGAAAACAACGATTACGTCGCAGCGTGTGTAAAGCGTTACCCTGAACGACTGATTCAATTCGCCGATGTAGATTGCTCATGGACAGAAACATATCACACACCGGGCGCAGCCGACCGTCTAAAAGAGGCCGCAGAGACATACAACCTCAAAGGTTACACGCACTATCTCAAAGGCGATGACGACGGCAGCTGGTTCTTTTCGGACGACGGACAACGCTTCTTTCAAACAACCGCCGAATTGGGACTCATCACCAGCATTGCCATGGGAAGTCACCAGCACGAGCCACTCCGAAAACTCGCCGCACAGTTCCCTTCGGTACCATTTCTGTGTCATCACATGGGTGGCGCGCGAGCCGGTGAAGAACACCCCTACCCGCAACTAAAGCAGGTGCTTGCCTCGGCAGATCTACCGAATATTCACATCAAGATGTCGGGATTTGCTTATGTGTCACAGGTCTCGTGGGATTATCCGCAATCGGACACACACTGGATTGTACGCGCTCTCTACGAACATTTCGGTCCCGGTCGTCTCTGCTGGGGGTCCGACTATCCGGTTGTTCGTAACTTTATGACATATCAACACGCACTTGAAGCGTTCCGAACGCACTGTACATTTATTCCAGAAACAGACAAGGCAGAGATTTTAGGAGGAACACTTCAGCGTCTGTTGGCGGCTGCTCGGAAATAG
- a CDS encoding DUF1080 domain-containing protein produces the protein MKYLFSTVVSCCFLVLMTSFAFAGEQTWSFESDADDWKVANGAWSVEDGIYKLARGGRAEHSLVGDAEWDDYTVEAKVRLDEGNWAGVVFRAQSEMEYYVYYLNVPNNKTELWRHKTGAWDARDKIGELAGKNITVANDEWFDMRIVVEGTSMKLWINGEEQGELKDETGAGYPAGQAGVWAWETAASFDDVKVSGDAIINLTPVEPMDKLATTWSRLKQHF, from the coding sequence GTGAAGTATTTGTTTTCAACTGTTGTGAGTTGTTGTTTTCTCGTACTTATGACCTCTTTCGCTTTCGCAGGCGAACAGACTTGGTCGTTTGAATCGGATGCAGACGATTGGAAAGTCGCTAACGGTGCTTGGAGTGTTGAGGACGGCATTTATAAACTCGCTAGGGGCGGTAGAGCCGAGCACTCTCTTGTTGGTGATGCTGAGTGGGACGATTACACCGTTGAGGCAAAGGTTCGACTTGATGAAGGGAACTGGGCAGGTGTTGTCTTTCGTGCTCAAAGCGAGATGGAATACTATGTCTACTATCTTAATGTTCCGAATAACAAAACGGAGCTTTGGCGACATAAAACGGGAGCGTGGGATGCGCGTGACAAGATTGGTGAACTCGCTGGAAAGAACATCACTGTTGCGAATGACGAGTGGTTTGACATGCGAATCGTCGTGGAAGGCACTTCAATGAAACTCTGGATTAACGGTGAAGAACAGGGTGAACTTAAGGATGAAACGGGTGCTGGATATCCTGCTGGGCAAGCCGGTGTCTGGGCATGGGAAACCGCCGCGAGTTTTGATGATGTCAAAGTCTCTGGAGATGCTATCATTAACCTTACCCCGGTGGAACCAATGGATAAATTGGCTACCACGTGGAGTCGCCTCAAACAGCACTTTTAA